One region of Purpureocillium takamizusanense chromosome 4, complete sequence genomic DNA includes:
- a CDS encoding uncharacterized protein (SECRETED:SignalP(1-16~SECRETED:cutsite=SSA-AT~SECRETED:prob=0.5865)~EggNog:ENOG503P7J9): protein MHAFVLVACLAAVSSAATVPTTSGGGNVARRSGGGLESLHQATRREGDKDLVPANWPMSHCGCDNKLAEKDTNDAVAALVAQIPDGGLPFAGTSIHSISGGTVAFLCRWEEKNHELVHKGDVTEALKVVTDRCGLYKAGSLSGHIAGKKPDDGFGFWVGYMQWTDGLDFCKDAAASPATDCPKSK, encoded by the coding sequence ATGCAcgccttcgtcctcgtcgcctgccTTGCTGCCGTGTCCTCGGCGGCTACCGTCCCCACAACTtcaggcggcggcaacgtgGCGCGTCGCAgtggtggcggcctcgaATCTCTGCACCAGGCAACTCGGCGTGAAGGCGACAAGGATCTCGTGCCGGCGAACTGGCCTATGTCTCACTGCGGCTGCGACAACAAGCTGGCCGAGAAGGACACCAACGACGCAGTGGCTGCTCTTGTGGCGCAGATTCCTGACGGCGGTCTCCCCTTTGCCGGCACGTCCATCCACAGCATCAGTGGCGGCACCGTCGCATTCCTGTGTCGATGGGAGGAGAAGAACCATGAGCTCGTGCACAAGGGGGACGTGACGGAGGCGCTCAAGGTTGTCACCGACCGATGTGGCTTATACAAGGCCGGCTCGCTTTCTGGCCATATCGCAGGCAAgaagcccgacgacggcttcggCTTTTGGGTCGGATATATGCAGTGGACGGACGGCCTTGACTTTTGCAAGGATGCCGCTGCCTCGCCTGCGACCGACTGCCCCAAGTCCAAGTAG